A window of Gouania willdenowi chromosome 12, fGouWil2.1, whole genome shotgun sequence contains these coding sequences:
- the rnf224 gene encoding RING finger protein 224: MSDDGQPLPPPPCIAMDTVKSLRRQDLVCIVCFGSYDLLSRLPRRLHCGHAFCQECLRRLDTVINEQVWITCPQCRQNTPRPRGGAAALDLDLPAFLGVKQSSAHRGVPTACSAPDRKHWVGKEIPEDGWSHGGLAEPRFHRYGNCCPLPSGWLCCWSCCCGRG; the protein is encoded by the exons ATGTCAGATGATGGACAACCCCTCCCACCCCCCCCCTGCATTGCCATGGATACGGTGAAGTCACTGAGGAGGCAGGACTTGGTTTGCATCGTCTGCTTCGGCAGCTACGACCTGTTGTCACGGTTACCACGGCGACTGCACTGTGGCCACGCCTTCTGTCAGGAGTGTCTGCGGAGACTGGACACAGTCATCAACGAGCAG GTGTGGATCACCTGTCCTCAGTGTCGACAGAACACCCCCCGGCCCAGAGGGGGCGCCGCGGCTCTGGATCTGGACCTCCCTGCCTTCCTGGGTGTCAAGCAGAGCTCCGCCCACAGGGGAGTGCCCACTGCTTGCTCCGCCCCCGACAGAAAGCACTGGGTGGGGAAGGAGATCCCAGAGGATGGCTGGTCTCACGGAGGATTGGCTGAGCCACGTTTCCATCGCTATGGCAACTGTTGTCCGCTACCTTCCGGTTGGTTGTGCTGCTGGTCCTGCTGCTGTGGGAGGGGCTAG